Proteins encoded within one genomic window of Mesorhizobium sp. AR10:
- a CDS encoding phosphotransferase family protein, with product MSDANALDTSALALDQAALAPYLEAEIPGFSGLRSIEKFKSGQSNPTYLLVAASGNYVLRAKPPGQLLKSAHQVDREFRVMRALSTTAVPVPAMLHLTSEESPIGRMFYVMDFIDGRIFWDPALPEASGNDERAAIYDAMNGTLAALHDVDVEAAGLGDFGRPGSYFERQLTRWTGQYRAAETDAVADMDRLIAWLETHMPADDGLVSLVHGDYRLDNMIFASDRPQVLAVLDWELSTLGHPFADIAYQCMQWRLPHASGFRGLGGIDRAALGLPSEQDYVAAYCWRRGLDGIGNWNFFLAFSFFRLAAICQGVYRRALDGNASNPEKAKTYGEAVKLLAGLAVKLIDKEA from the coding sequence ATGAGCGACGCGAACGCGCTCGACACGTCGGCGCTTGCGCTCGACCAAGCAGCCCTTGCGCCCTACCTCGAGGCGGAGATCCCTGGTTTTTCCGGGCTTCGCTCCATCGAAAAATTCAAATCCGGACAGTCGAACCCGACCTATTTGCTGGTGGCGGCAAGCGGCAATTATGTGCTGCGCGCCAAGCCGCCGGGCCAGTTGCTGAAGTCGGCGCATCAGGTCGACCGCGAATTCAGGGTGATGAGGGCGCTGTCCACGACTGCCGTGCCGGTGCCAGCCATGCTGCACCTTACCAGTGAAGAGTCGCCGATCGGACGCATGTTCTACGTAATGGATTTCATCGATGGTCGCATCTTCTGGGATCCGGCGCTGCCGGAGGCGTCAGGCAATGACGAACGCGCCGCCATCTACGATGCCATGAACGGCACGCTCGCCGCACTGCACGATGTCGATGTCGAAGCGGCGGGGCTCGGCGATTTCGGCAGGCCGGGCAGTTACTTCGAGCGGCAGCTGACGCGCTGGACCGGCCAGTACCGCGCCGCCGAAACCGACGCGGTGGCCGACATGGACCGGCTGATTGCCTGGCTGGAGACGCATATGCCGGCCGATGACGGCCTCGTCTCGCTGGTGCACGGCGACTACCGGCTGGACAACATGATCTTCGCGTCAGACCGGCCGCAGGTTCTGGCGGTGCTCGACTGGGAACTGTCGACGCTTGGCCACCCCTTCGCCGACATCGCCTATCAATGCATGCAGTGGCGGCTGCCGCACGCTTCGGGGTTTCGCGGCCTCGGCGGCATCGACCGCGCCGCCCTCGGCCTGCCTTCCGAGCAAGACTATGTCGCCGCCTATTGCTGGCGGCGCGGGCTGGACGGCATCGGCAACTGGAACTTCTTCCTCGCCTTCTCCTTCTTCCGGCTGGCGGCGATCTGCCAGGGCGTCTACAGGCGCGCTCTGGACGGCAACGCTTCCAATCCGGAAAAGGCAAAAACCTATGGCGAAGCTGTGAAGCTGCTCGCCGGCCTCGCGGTGAAACTGATCGACAAGGAGGCGTGA
- a CDS encoding SDR family NAD(P)-dependent oxidoreductase — translation MGRFDGATVLISGAAGGLGRGAAKGFAAEGARLILSDIDHAALESLAATLGAQTAVLAGNIADEAVSEALVALAVSTFGRLDVAVNNAGIVQSFARLPQVASDEARRVLEIDLLGVFYAMKHQIPQLERQFKATGKGGAIVNIASVAGLVGAPKLSVYAAAKHGVVGLTKSAAAEYATKGVRINAICPAHTRTAMVDGFVRISGAPEAEALAELTRGVPMKRVGEVDEIVTAMLFAADPANSFMTGHALAVDGGVGAI, via the coding sequence ATGGGCCGTTTTGACGGAGCTACGGTGCTGATCTCCGGTGCTGCCGGCGGCCTCGGTCGCGGCGCCGCCAAGGGCTTTGCCGCCGAAGGCGCGCGGCTGATCCTTTCCGACATCGACCATGCGGCGCTGGAAAGCCTCGCGGCCACGCTGGGCGCGCAAACGGCTGTCCTGGCCGGCAACATCGCCGATGAAGCGGTGTCGGAAGCACTGGTTGCGCTGGCCGTCAGCACATTCGGCCGGCTGGATGTCGCCGTCAACAATGCCGGCATCGTGCAGAGCTTCGCGCGCCTGCCGCAAGTGGCGTCGGATGAAGCACGCCGCGTCCTGGAGATCGACCTGCTTGGCGTCTTCTATGCGATGAAGCACCAGATCCCGCAGTTGGAGCGGCAGTTCAAGGCAACCGGCAAAGGCGGCGCCATCGTCAACATCGCCTCGGTTGCCGGGTTGGTCGGCGCGCCAAAACTCTCGGTCTATGCCGCCGCCAAGCATGGCGTCGTCGGGCTGACCAAATCGGCGGCGGCCGAATACGCCACCAAGGGCGTTCGCATCAACGCCATCTGCCCGGCTCACACAAGAACGGCGATGGTCGACGGCTTTGTGCGCATCTCCGGCGCACCGGAAGCCGAGGCGCTGGCCGAACTGACGCGCGGCGTGCCCATGAAGCGGGTCGGCGAAGTGGACGAGATCGTCACTGCCATGCTGTTTGCCGCCGACCCCGCCAATTCCTTCATGACCGGCCACGCGCTGGCGGTGGACGGCGGCGTCGGCGCGATCTGA
- a CDS encoding TetR/AcrR family transcriptional regulator, with product MPLSVQNRREKQKAELRSELVEAAHKLVQEEGYEGLTIRKLAKRVGYAPMSVYSYFADKQDILFALAEDAFETLAKRIEAHPADDPIEALQAVMTEYAAFGLGNPNEYRTVFMTEKTKLPEGRSYEEMEEGNPAMKVLISRVEACVAAGKLKGDPRAIATMLWAVGHGTISLLITFPFYPFGDPQAFVKRMCDFTLATLMTQDVPPLTETPVNC from the coding sequence TTGCCGCTGAGCGTCCAGAACCGCCGCGAGAAGCAAAAAGCCGAACTGCGCTCCGAACTTGTCGAAGCAGCGCACAAGCTTGTGCAGGAAGAAGGCTATGAAGGCCTCACCATCCGCAAGCTGGCCAAGCGCGTCGGCTATGCGCCAATGTCGGTCTATTCCTATTTCGCCGACAAGCAGGATATCCTGTTCGCACTGGCCGAGGATGCGTTCGAGACCTTGGCCAAGCGGATCGAGGCTCATCCGGCGGACGATCCGATCGAGGCGCTGCAGGCTGTCATGACGGAGTATGCCGCCTTCGGGCTCGGCAATCCCAACGAATACCGTACGGTGTTCATGACCGAGAAGACCAAGCTGCCGGAAGGCAGAAGCTACGAAGAGATGGAAGAGGGCAACCCGGCGATGAAAGTGCTCATCAGCCGAGTCGAGGCCTGCGTCGCCGCCGGCAAGCTCAAGGGCGATCCGCGCGCCATCGCCACCATGCTATGGGCGGTCGGCCATGGCACGATCTCATTGCTGATCACCTTTCCCTTCTATCCTTTCGGCGACCCGCAGGCTTTCGTGAAGCGGATGTGCGATTTCACGCTGGCCACGCTGATGACGCAGGACGTGCCGCCGCTGACCGAGACGCCGGTCAACTGCTGA
- a CDS encoding MaoC family dehydratase — translation MTSPAEEPVCEVEDISLEPISLDVLLASVGKEVGVSPWRAVTQRMIDQFADATDDHQFIHCDPERAMRETPFGGTIAHGFLSLSLLSAMTFETMPPLENSKMGVNHGFDSLRFMAPVKTGARIRTRFVLADVKVRPSGWVQTAHDVTIEIEGSKKPALTARWLTLTLIERQPETA, via the coding sequence ATGACAAGTCCGGCCGAAGAGCCGGTGTGTGAAGTGGAGGACATCAGCTTGGAACCGATCAGTCTCGATGTGCTTCTGGCCAGCGTCGGCAAGGAAGTTGGCGTCTCGCCATGGCGGGCGGTTACGCAGCGCATGATCGACCAGTTCGCCGACGCCACCGACGACCACCAGTTCATCCATTGCGATCCGGAGCGCGCCATGCGCGAGACGCCGTTTGGCGGCACCATCGCCCACGGCTTCCTGTCGCTTTCGCTGCTGTCGGCGATGACCTTCGAGACCATGCCGCCGCTTGAGAACAGCAAGATGGGCGTCAACCACGGCTTCGATTCGCTGCGCTTCATGGCGCCGGTGAAGACCGGCGCGCGCATCCGCACCCGCTTCGTGCTGGCCGACGTCAAGGTCAGGCCGTCGGGCTGGGTGCAGACGGCGCATGACGTGACCATCGAGATCGAGGGCTCGAAGAAGCCGGCGCTGACCGCGCGCTGGCTGACGCTGACGCTGATCGAGCGCCAGCCAGAGACCGCATGA
- a CDS encoding sarcosine oxidase subunit alpha, protein MSGAFRIPGAGRLKQAKTARFSFDGQAYAGVEGDTLASALLANGVHLVGRSFKYHRPRGFLSAGAEEPNALVQVERDAARKTPNIRATVQELYDGLTAQSQNRWPSLAFDVGAVNDIASPLFSAGFYYKTFMWPKAAWKTLYEPKIRAAAGLGVAPDKPDPDHYSARFAHCDVLVLGGGAAGIAAALAAAETGARVILADEQADFGGSLRFESGAKIDGQDGYAWAQAAVAKLSAMDNVRVLPRTTAFGYYAQNFVGLVERVSDHLQNPGRDLPRERLWQVRARRVVLATGAIERHMVFADNDRPGIMLASAARTYLNQYGVAVGRNVGVYTANDSAYAAAIDLKKAGVNVAAIVDLRDNPTGPVIDEARALGIEVNFGRAVIRAGGKLRVSSMTVQPKNGGGERTIPVDAILMSAGWTPSVHLFSQSRGKVAFNDETKRFVPGTYAQDCVSVGACNGTDGLSATIDEAYAAGVKAARDVGAKASKGTKPKVDASESWSRGMLGAAPGAGPDSTVKAFVDFQNDVTAKDIRQAVHEGMRSIEHVKRFTTNGMATDQGKTSNMHGLAIAAETLGKPIPQVGLTTFRAPYTPVTFGAIIGHARGPLFDPTRKTAIHPWAAAQGAVFEDVGQWKRAWYFPKGGEDMHAAVDRECVTVRKTAGLFDASTLGKIEVVGPDAAKFMELLYTNPWEKLEPGRCRYGIMLREDGFIYDDGVVGRLAPDRFHVTTTTGGAPRVMNHMEDYLQTEFPHLNVWLTSITEQWAVIAVQGPKSRDIIAPLVEGIDMSDEALPHMSVREGKICGVPTRLFRMSFTGERGFEVNVPADYGQAVWEALWAEGQKHGAAAYGTESMHVLRAEKGYIIVGQDTDGTVTPNDAGLDWAVGKKKTDFVGIRGMARPDLVAKGRKQLVGLKTKDPKVVLEEGAQIVEDPKQAIPMKMIGHVTSSYWSENCGRSIALALVAGGRDRMGETLYVPMPNGVIEVEVTGMVFFDETGGRLNG, encoded by the coding sequence ATGAGCGGCGCGTTCCGCATTCCCGGCGCCGGGCGCCTCAAGCAGGCCAAGACCGCCCGCTTCAGCTTCGACGGCCAGGCCTATGCCGGCGTCGAGGGCGACACGCTGGCCTCGGCGCTGCTTGCCAACGGCGTCCATCTGGTCGGCCGTTCGTTCAAATATCACCGGCCGCGCGGTTTTCTGTCCGCCGGTGCCGAAGAGCCCAACGCGCTGGTCCAGGTCGAGCGCGACGCAGCGCGCAAAACGCCAAACATCCGCGCCACCGTGCAGGAACTCTATGACGGGCTGACGGCACAGTCGCAGAACCGCTGGCCATCGCTGGCCTTCGACGTCGGCGCGGTCAACGACATCGCCTCGCCCCTGTTCTCCGCCGGTTTCTACTACAAGACCTTCATGTGGCCGAAGGCGGCGTGGAAGACCCTCTACGAGCCCAAAATCCGCGCTGCAGCGGGTCTTGGCGTTGCGCCAGACAAGCCGGATCCCGACCACTACTCGGCGCGTTTTGCCCATTGCGATGTGCTGGTGCTGGGCGGCGGTGCGGCCGGCATCGCCGCCGCACTGGCCGCCGCCGAAACCGGCGCGCGTGTCATCCTTGCCGACGAACAGGCGGATTTCGGTGGCAGCCTGCGTTTCGAAAGTGGCGCGAAGATCGACGGCCAGGATGGTTATGCCTGGGCGCAGGCCGCTGTAGCCAAACTCAGCGCGATGGACAATGTCCGCGTGCTGCCGCGCACCACGGCCTTCGGCTATTACGCGCAGAACTTCGTTGGGCTGGTCGAGCGCGTCAGCGACCATCTGCAAAACCCCGGCCGCGATTTGCCGCGCGAGCGGCTATGGCAGGTCCGCGCCAGGCGCGTCGTCTTGGCGACAGGCGCCATCGAGCGCCACATGGTTTTTGCCGACAATGACCGGCCGGGCATCATGTTGGCATCGGCGGCGCGCACCTATCTCAACCAATACGGCGTCGCCGTCGGCAGGAATGTCGGCGTCTATACGGCCAATGATTCCGCCTATGCGGCGGCGATCGACCTGAAGAAGGCCGGCGTCAACGTGGCGGCCATCGTCGACCTGCGCGACAATCCGACCGGACCGGTGATTGACGAGGCGAGGGCGCTCGGCATCGAGGTCAATTTCGGCCGCGCGGTGATCCGCGCTGGCGGCAAATTGCGCGTGTCGTCGATGACCGTGCAGCCGAAGAATGGCGGCGGCGAACGCACCATTCCGGTCGACGCGATCTTGATGTCGGCCGGCTGGACGCCGTCGGTGCATCTTTTCTCGCAGTCGCGCGGCAAGGTCGCCTTCAACGACGAGACCAAGCGCTTCGTGCCCGGTACCTACGCGCAGGATTGCGTCTCGGTCGGCGCCTGCAACGGCACCGACGGGCTGTCGGCGACGATCGACGAGGCCTATGCGGCCGGCGTCAAGGCAGCGAGAGACGTGGGCGCCAAAGCCTCCAAGGGTACGAAGCCGAAGGTCGACGCCAGCGAAAGCTGGTCGCGCGGCATGCTGGGTGCAGCGCCCGGCGCCGGGCCGGATTCGACGGTAAAGGCCTTTGTTGATTTCCAGAACGATGTCACCGCCAAGGACATCCGCCAGGCCGTGCACGAGGGCATGCGCTCGATCGAGCACGTCAAGCGCTTCACCACCAACGGCATGGCGACCGACCAGGGCAAGACCTCCAACATGCACGGCCTGGCGATTGCCGCCGAGACGCTGGGCAAGCCGATCCCTCAGGTCGGCCTGACGACGTTCCGGGCGCCCTACACGCCGGTGACGTTCGGCGCGATCATCGGCCACGCGCGGGGTCCGCTTTTCGATCCGACCCGCAAGACGGCGATCCATCCGTGGGCGGCGGCCCAAGGCGCGGTGTTCGAGGATGTCGGCCAGTGGAAGCGTGCCTGGTATTTCCCCAAGGGCGGCGAGGACATGCACGCTGCCGTCGACCGTGAGTGTGTGACCGTACGCAAGACCGCTGGCCTGTTCGACGCCTCGACGCTGGGCAAGATCGAAGTGGTCGGGCCGGATGCGGCGAAGTTCATGGAGCTGCTCTACACCAACCCATGGGAGAAGCTCGAGCCGGGCCGCTGCCGCTACGGCATCATGCTGCGCGAAGACGGTTTCATCTATGACGATGGCGTCGTCGGCAGGCTGGCGCCCGACCGTTTCCATGTGACGACGACGACCGGCGGCGCGCCGCGCGTCATGAACCACATGGAGGACTATCTCCAGACCGAGTTCCCGCATCTCAATGTCTGGCTGACCTCGATCACCGAGCAGTGGGCGGTCATCGCCGTGCAGGGACCGAAGTCGCGCGACATCATCGCGCCGCTGGTCGAAGGCATCGACATGTCGGACGAGGCGCTGCCGCATATGTCGGTGCGCGAAGGCAAGATCTGCGGCGTGCCGACACGGCTGTTTCGCATGTCGTTCACCGGTGAGCGCGGCTTCGAGGTCAACGTGCCGGCCGATTACGGCCAGGCGGTCTGGGAAGCACTGTGGGCCGAAGGCCAGAAGCATGGCGCTGCCGCCTATGGCACCGAGTCGATGCACGTGCTGCGCGCCGAAAAGGGCTACATCATCGTCGGCCAGGATACGGACGGCACGGTGACGCCGAACGACGCCGGTCTCGACTGGGCGGTCGGCAAGAAGAAGACCGATTTCGTCGGTATCAGGGGCATGGCGCGCCCGGATCTGGTCGCCAAGGGCCGCAAGCAGCTGGTCGGCCTGAAGACCAAGGACCCGAAAGTGGTGCTGGAAGAGGGTGCGCAGATCGTTGAGGATCCGAAGCAGGCGATCCCGATGAAAATGATCGGCCACGTCACGTCGAGCTACTGGTCGGAAAACTGCGGGCGTTCGATCGCGCTGGCGCTGGTCGCCGGTGGCCGCGACCGGATGGGCGAGACGCTCTATGTGCCGATGCCGAACGGGGTGATCGAGGTTGAGGTCACCGGCATGGTGTTCTTCGACGAGACGGGAGGACGCCTCAATGGCTAA
- a CDS encoding DUF680 domain-containing protein: MKKTILTLAAVLAFSGAAFAGTNTPAKQAPAAACVDTRTNVKLDCSATGSVEKTDAKAGSADSKGPRLGIEINPWIVPSSF; the protein is encoded by the coding sequence ATGAAAAAGACAATCCTCACTCTCGCTGCCGTACTGGCATTCTCGGGCGCCGCTTTTGCTGGCACGAACACGCCGGCCAAGCAGGCGCCAGCGGCAGCCTGCGTCGACACCAGGACCAATGTGAAGCTCGATTGCAGCGCGACCGGCTCGGTCGAAAAGACAGACGCCAAGGCCGGCTCGGCCGACAGCAAGGGCCCCCGGCTCGGCATCGAGATCAACCCGTGGATCGTGCCCAGTTCGTTCTGA
- a CDS encoding sarcosine oxidase subunit gamma, giving the protein MAKAAAKKTIPAATPSVERFPALAGQGLSATGVKLAVLPPAERISLRAPEASVAALSKALGLGLPQKPKTSATKAGRTALWLGPDEWLVADEGGKDPLIDCAEVTALHSAVGVSHRNIAISVVGPAAAAAVNAGCPQDLSLEAFPVGACSRTILGKVEIVLLRTAADAFRVECWRSFSDYVFTFLSEAAVDAAA; this is encoded by the coding sequence ATGGCTAAGGCTGCTGCGAAGAAAACAATTCCTGCCGCAACGCCGTCGGTTGAACGCTTCCCGGCGCTCGCTGGTCAGGGGCTTTCCGCCACCGGCGTCAAGCTCGCAGTGCTGCCGCCGGCGGAGCGCATTTCGCTGCGCGCGCCGGAAGCCTCTGTCGCGGCGCTGTCGAAAGCGCTGGGCCTGGGCCTGCCGCAGAAGCCGAAGACATCGGCGACAAAGGCCGGGCGCACGGCCTTGTGGCTTGGGCCCGACGAATGGCTGGTCGCCGACGAGGGAGGGAAAGACCCGCTCATCGATTGTGCTGAGGTGACCGCGCTGCATTCGGCGGTCGGTGTCTCGCATCGCAATATCGCCATATCGGTCGTCGGCCCGGCCGCCGCTGCCGCAGTGAATGCCGGCTGCCCGCAGGATCTGTCGCTCGAGGCTTTTCCGGTGGGCGCGTGCTCGCGCACCATTCTGGGCAAGGTCGAGATCGTGCTGCTGCGCACAGCTGCCGACGCCTTCCGGGTCGAATGCTGGCGCTCGTTCTCCGATTATGTCTTTACTTTCCTGTCGGAGGCGGCAGTCGACGCCGCGGCCTGA
- a CDS encoding SDR family oxidoreductase: MSYLDELFSVAGKTALVTGAATGIGRMAATALVRAGATVMIASRKGDDCVKVADELNGLGASGRAEGFAGDVSSEAGIAALVAEVRARTERLHILVNNAGVSWGAPLETFPYPAWAKVFGVNVTAVFHLTRELLPLLDAAASDADPARVINLGSVMGTQPLADDAYSYTASKAAVHHLTRTLAIEFASRRITVNAFAPGPFQSRMTAFATGSEEQAKHVGGHVPIGRIGAPDDIAGATLYLCSRAGSYVTGAILPIDGGQSVQHGLTLFKE, translated from the coding sequence ATGAGCTATCTGGACGAGCTGTTTTCGGTGGCTGGCAAGACCGCGCTGGTCACCGGTGCGGCGACCGGCATCGGCCGCATGGCGGCGACCGCACTGGTCCGGGCCGGCGCCACAGTGATGATCGCCTCGCGCAAGGGCGACGACTGCGTCAAGGTCGCCGACGAATTGAACGGTCTTGGCGCATCTGGCCGGGCGGAAGGCTTTGCCGGCGACGTCTCCAGCGAGGCCGGTATCGCCGCCCTCGTCGCCGAGGTGAGGGCGCGGACCGAACGGTTGCACATCCTGGTCAACAATGCGGGCGTTTCCTGGGGCGCGCCGCTGGAGACGTTCCCCTATCCTGCCTGGGCGAAAGTGTTCGGCGTCAACGTCACCGCCGTCTTCCATTTGACGCGCGAGCTCCTGCCGCTGCTCGATGCCGCCGCCAGCGATGCCGATCCGGCCCGTGTGATCAATCTGGGTTCGGTGATGGGCACCCAGCCATTGGCCGACGACGCCTATTCATACACCGCCTCCAAGGCTGCGGTTCACCATCTAACGCGCACGCTGGCAATCGAGTTCGCCAGCCGCCGCATCACCGTCAACGCCTTTGCCCCCGGCCCTTTCCAGAGCCGGATGACCGCTTTCGCCACCGGCAGCGAGGAACAGGCCAAACATGTCGGCGGCCATGTTCCAATCGGCCGCATCGGCGCACCGGATGACATTGCCGGCGCAACCCTCTATTTGTGCAGCCGTGCAGGCAGCTATGTCACCGGTGCCATCCTGCCGATCGACGGCGGGCAGTCCGTGCAGCATGGGCTGACGCTGTTCAAGGAATGA